One genomic window of Penaeus vannamei isolate JL-2024 unplaced genomic scaffold, ASM4276789v1 unanchor931, whole genome shotgun sequence includes the following:
- the LOC113817040 gene encoding sperm motility kinase Y — MGASCRALGHGANGSVALVNYEGQMCALKVGRNKRQAASFEKERQMMQLLAGAGGAPFALAVCPKVPALLMTFRSGTTLSDLLKGEAHLSDWDRLSVAFMLTASLQEVHLAGVVHADLKADNVIVELSDAGHPAAVSIIDFGLAVPVGGCHAPRPPNKDKTWYCECFFSGGAMGPLCDVQGLGAILQSLCEGLEYVPPQLQELVSRTSLAEHALRPGLEELLAVLRRDLCGEEEEDEKCEEQKEEDEKCEEQKEEDEKCEEQKEEEEKCEEQKEEE, encoded by the coding sequence ATGGGTGCCAGCTGCCGCGCCCTCGGCCACGGCGCCAACGGCAGCGTCGCCCTCGTGAACTACGAGGGCCAGATGTGCGCACTCAAGGTCGGCAGGAACAAGCGGCAGGCGGCCAGCTTCGAGAAGGAGCGACAGATGATGCAGCTCCTGGCGGGCGCTGGCGGCGCTCCGTTCGCCCTGGCCGTGTGCCCGAAGGTGCCCGCCCTGCTCATGACCTTCCGCAGCGGAACCACGCTCTCCGACCTGCTGAAGGGCGAGGCGCACCTCAGCGACTGGGACCGCCTCAGCGTCGCCTTCATGCTGACCGCCTCTCTCCAGGAGGTCCACCTGGCGGGCGTCGTCCACGCCGACCTCAAGGCCGACAACGTCATCGTGGAGCTGAGCGACGCCGGACACCCGGCGGCAGTCAGCATCATCGACTTCGGCCTGGCGGTGCCTGTGGGCGGCTGCCACGCCCCTCGCCCGCCCAACAAGGACAAGACGTGGTACTGCGAGTGCTTCTTCTCCGGCGGCGCCATGGGGCCCTTATGCGACGTGCAGGGCCTGGGCGCCATCCTGCAGAGCCTGTGCGAGGGCCTGGAGTACGTGCCGCCGCAGCTGCAGGAGCTCGTTTCGAGGACGTCCTTGGCCGAGCACGCCCTGCGCCCCGGCCTCGAGGAGCTGCTGGCCGTCCTCCGGCGCGATCtgtgcggggaagaggaggaggacgagaagtgtgaggagcagaaggaggaggacgagaagtgtgaagagcagaaggaggaggacgagaagtgtgaggagcagaaggaggaggaagagaagtgtgaagagcagaaggaggaggaatag